The following proteins are encoded in a genomic region of Tissierellales bacterium:
- the grdB gene encoding glycine reductase complex selenoprotein B — translation MGKLKVVHYINQFFAGIGGEEKADYKPELREEVVGPGAALEAAFGDEAEIVATIICGDSYFNENLDEAKAEVLDFVKKYEPDVFVAGPAFNAGRYGVACGTIADAVKEELNIPVITGMYEENPGADMFKKNLHVVATKNNAAGMRSAVKTMAPLTLKLAKGEEIGSPKEEGYMERGVRVNYFAEERGATRAVNMLVKKLKGEEFETEFPMPVFDHVAPNPAVKDITKAKIALVTSGGIVPKHNPDHIEASSASKYGKYDIDSVMDLTEEGYETAHGGYDPTYANEDSDRVLPVDVLRDLEKEGKIGELHRYFYTTTGNGTAVASSKQFAEEFSKELLADGVDAVILTSTUGTCTRCGATMVKEIERAGIPVVHMCTVVPISLTVGANRIIPTIAIPHPLGNPALTMEEEKVIRRDLVVKALKALETEVDGQTVFED, via the coding sequence ATGGGCAAATTAAAAGTAGTACATTATATAAATCAATTCTTTGCTGGTATTGGCGGCGAGGAGAAAGCAGATTACAAACCAGAATTAAGAGAAGAGGTAGTAGGTCCAGGTGCAGCGTTAGAGGCGGCATTCGGAGATGAAGCAGAAATCGTAGCGACAATTATTTGTGGAGATTCTTATTTCAACGAAAACTTAGATGAAGCTAAGGCGGAAGTTCTTGATTTCGTTAAGAAATATGAACCAGATGTATTTGTTGCAGGTCCAGCATTTAATGCAGGTAGATACGGTGTTGCTTGCGGAACAATTGCGGATGCAGTTAAAGAAGAGTTAAATATACCTGTTATCACTGGTATGTATGAAGAAAATCCAGGTGCAGACATGTTTAAGAAAAACTTGCATGTTGTTGCAACTAAAAACAATGCAGCTGGTATGAGATCTGCTGTGAAAACTATGGCTCCACTTACACTTAAATTAGCTAAAGGTGAAGAAATTGGAAGTCCTAAAGAAGAAGGATACATGGAGAGAGGCGTTCGTGTGAATTATTTTGCAGAAGAACGCGGTGCAACTCGTGCTGTAAATATGCTTGTTAAAAAGCTAAAAGGTGAGGAATTTGAAACAGAATTCCCAATGCCAGTATTTGATCACGTAGCTCCAAATCCAGCTGTTAAAGATATCACTAAAGCTAAAATTGCTTTGGTTACATCAGGTGGTATAGTGCCTAAGCACAATCCAGATCATATTGAAGCATCAAGTGCATCAAAATATGGTAAATACGATATAGATTCAGTAATGGATTTGACTGAAGAAGGTTATGAAACAGCACATGGTGGATATGATCCAACTTATGCAAATGAAGATTCAGATAGAGTATTGCCAGTTGACGTATTAAGAGATCTTGAAAAAGAAGGAAAAATTGGTGAACTTCACAGATATTTCTATACTACAACAGGTAATGGTACTGCTGTTGCTAGTTCTAAGCAATTTGCAGAAGAATTCTCAAAAGAATTACTAGCTGATGGAGTAGATGCAGTTATATTAACTTCTACTTGAGGCACTTGTACTCGTTGCGGTGCAACGATGGTAAAAGAAATTGAAAGAGCGGGAATTCCTGTAGTACACATGTGTACAGTAGTTCCTATTTCATTGACAGTTGGAGCGAATAGAATTATACCAACAATTGCTATTCCACATCCACTTGGAAACCCAGCATTAACAATGGAAGAAGAAAAAGTTATCAGAAGAGATTTAGTAGTTAAAGCATTAAAAGCATTAGAAACAGAAGTAGACGGACAGACTGTATTTGAAGACTAA
- the rpoN gene encoding RNA polymerase factor sigma-54, producing MNIGFGLNLEQTQKLIMTTELKQAIQLLQYTSIELNDYITSEMEVNPLLEFDQKKEKSEEFEEKTKNDDKEIDWQEYANQYDDISYSQHGKNNDNENSFENMVAEQETLRDYLIHQLRNNYKLTEDEFEIGSFIIESLDSNGYLSFKIENIAEFLGKSVEEIENMLYIIQSCEPVGVGCRNLKECLLLQVERDNESDPKAREIIEDYLEDIASNKVTQVAKKMGLEASQVQVLFDYIKTLQPKPGSGFNFSNEEIKFIQPDVELKEIDGEMVILVKDSAAPRLRINDFYRKMLQSQDQKEVSEFISEKLNSAAWLIKTIEQRRSTIQRVAEAIYKRQVDFFKDGKQALKPMTLRDIAEEIEMHESTVSRATNGKYILTPKGTYELKYFFSTGLSQGSGGSEEEISTMKIKMELQKIVEEEDTKKPLSDQKIVSKLKENGFTISRRTVAKYREELGILSSSKRKRFD from the coding sequence ATGAATATTGGATTTGGGTTGAATTTGGAACAGACTCAGAAGTTAATAATGACAACAGAATTAAAGCAGGCAATACAATTATTACAATATACTAGCATTGAACTTAATGATTATATAACAAGCGAAATGGAGGTAAATCCTCTGCTTGAATTTGATCAAAAAAAAGAGAAAAGTGAAGAGTTTGAAGAAAAAACTAAAAATGATGATAAAGAAATTGACTGGCAAGAGTATGCAAATCAATACGATGATATCAGCTATTCTCAGCATGGTAAAAACAACGATAATGAAAACTCATTTGAAAATATGGTTGCAGAACAAGAGACACTTAGAGACTATTTGATTCATCAATTAAGAAATAATTATAAACTTACTGAAGATGAGTTTGAAATTGGAAGTTTTATAATTGAAAGTCTAGATTCTAATGGCTATTTGTCTTTCAAAATTGAAAATATCGCTGAATTTTTGGGAAAAAGCGTTGAAGAAATAGAGAATATGCTTTATATAATACAATCGTGTGAGCCAGTAGGAGTAGGGTGCAGAAATTTAAAGGAGTGTTTACTTCTTCAGGTTGAGCGAGATAATGAGTCGGATCCGAAAGCTAGAGAAATTATTGAAGATTATTTAGAAGATATTGCGAGTAATAAAGTCACACAAGTGGCAAAAAAAATGGGGCTAGAAGCATCTCAGGTACAAGTTTTGTTTGACTATATAAAAACACTTCAACCTAAACCAGGGAGTGGATTTAATTTTTCGAATGAGGAGATTAAATTTATACAACCAGATGTAGAACTAAAAGAAATAGATGGTGAAATGGTCATTTTGGTCAAAGATAGTGCAGCACCTAGACTTAGAATTAATGATTTTTATAGAAAGATGCTTCAGAGTCAAGATCAAAAAGAAGTTTCGGAGTTTATAAGTGAAAAATTAAATTCTGCAGCATGGCTTATCAAAACAATCGAACAAAGAAGAAGTACAATTCAAAGAGTTGCAGAGGCAATATATAAAAGACAAGTTGATTTCTTCAAAGATGGCAAGCAAGCACTTAAGCCAATGACACTAAGAGATATAGCTGAAGAAATCGAAATGCACGAGTCTACAGTTAGTAGAGCAACTAATGGAAAGTATATATTAACGCCAAAAGGTACCTATGAACTAAAGTATTTTTTCTCTACAGGATTATCTCAGGGAAGTGGAGGTTCGGAAGAGGAGATTTCTACAATGAAGATAAAGATGGAACTACAAAAGATAGTTGAGGAAGAAGATACTAAGAAGCCACTTAGTGATCAAAAAATAGTTTCAAAATTGAAGGAAAATGGTTTCACAATATCAAGGAGAACGGTTGCAAAGTATAGAGAAGAGCTTGGAATACTATCATCGTCTAAGCGAAAAAGATTTGACTAA
- a CDS encoding BMP family ABC transporter substrate-binding protein: MLKKKIALGLAAALVLTSAVGCSGGEKTEPAKEETKPAEQTEAAKEEAPAAEKALKVGMVTDVGGVNDESFNQSAWEGLVRAKDDLGIEVNYIESKQDADYQTNLETMIDSENDLIWGIGYKMGDALLDSAKQNPDQKYAIIDYSYGDSTPENIVGVVFHQEQCSFLVGYIAGKMTETNKVGFVGGMTGALIEQFEAGYKAGVKYANPNAEIASQYAESFSDAAKGKAIAQKMYNDGADIVFHAAGNVGSGVIEAANEMGKWAIGVDRDQNYLAPDHVLTSAMKLVGSGTYNITKDLMDGKWAGGTTVDYGVAEQGVGIAPTSPNHVPAEILEKVTNIESKIASGEIVVPLTNEEAEAFDATDAE, translated from the coding sequence ATGTTAAAGAAAAAAATTGCTTTAGGTTTAGCAGCAGCATTAGTTTTAACATCTGCAGTAGGGTGTTCAGGTGGAGAAAAAACTGAGCCAGCTAAAGAGGAAACAAAACCAGCAGAACAAACAGAGGCAGCAAAAGAGGAAGCACCAGCTGCTGAAAAGGCATTAAAAGTAGGTATGGTTACTGATGTTGGTGGAGTAAATGACGAGTCATTTAACCAATCAGCATGGGAAGGTCTTGTAAGAGCTAAGGATGACTTAGGAATTGAAGTTAACTACATCGAGTCAAAACAAGATGCTGACTACCAAACAAACTTAGAAACTATGATCGACAGTGAAAATGATTTGATTTGGGGTATTGGATACAAAATGGGTGACGCTCTTTTAGATTCAGCTAAGCAAAATCCAGATCAAAAATATGCAATTATCGACTATTCTTACGGAGATTCTACTCCAGAGAATATCGTAGGTGTTGTATTCCATCAAGAACAATGTTCTTTCTTAGTTGGATATATCGCAGGTAAAATGACAGAGACTAATAAAGTTGGATTTGTTGGTGGTATGACAGGTGCATTAATCGAACAATTCGAAGCTGGATACAAAGCAGGCGTTAAGTATGCTAATCCAAATGCAGAAATTGCTTCACAATATGCAGAGTCTTTCTCAGACGCAGCAAAAGGTAAAGCTATTGCTCAAAAAATGTATAATGATGGCGCTGATATCGTATTCCACGCAGCTGGAAACGTAGGATCAGGTGTTATTGAAGCAGCAAATGAAATGGGTAAATGGGCAATCGGTGTTGACAGAGACCAAAACTACTTGGCTCCAGATCACGTATTGACATCAGCTATGAAATTAGTTGGATCAGGAACTTACAACATTACTAAAGACTTAATGGACGGCAAGTGGGCTGGTGGAACTACTGTAGATTACGGTGTTGCAGAGCAAGGTGTTGGTATTGCTCCTACATCACCAAACCATGTTCCAGCTGAAATTTTAGAAAAAGTTACTAATATCGAAAGTAAAATTGCTTCAGGTGAAATCGTTGTACCTTTGACAAATGAAGAAGCAGAAGCTTTTGATGCAACTGACGCTGAATAA
- a CDS encoding GrdX family protein yields MNYVLTNNPKVKQRLEDQIEVKYFDVSLYEIIKRTRDAIHKGDELLTHPLSSSIKPNETPYKSVVLKEGNLVCLDSVKIIEESIQVAEKFLNDFVTPDWTEKVLDDFQTIDLSVLENALQNMLF; encoded by the coding sequence ATGAATTATGTATTAACGAATAATCCAAAAGTAAAACAACGTTTAGAGGACCAAATTGAGGTCAAGTATTTTGATGTTAGCTTGTATGAAATCATAAAGCGAACTAGAGATGCGATTCACAAAGGAGATGAATTGTTAACACACCCTTTGTCAAGTAGTATAAAGCCTAATGAGACACCATATAAGAGTGTTGTGTTGAAAGAGGGAAATTTAGTTTGTTTAGATTCAGTGAAAATTATTGAGGAGTCTATACAGGTGGCAGAAAAGTTTTTGAACGATTTTGTTACACCAGACTGGACTGAAAAAGTTTTAGATGACTTTCAAACGATTGACTTATCAGTGCTTGAAAACGCATTGCAAAATATGCTGTTTTAA
- a CDS encoding glycine/sarcosine/betaine reductase component B subunit: MRLELGKIFIKDMVFGEKTEVKNGTLHVNKQEVLDLIKEDENFKSIDLEIAKPGQSIRITPVKDVVEPRVKVEGQGGIFPGVLSKVDTVGSGRTHVLQGAAVVTTGHIVGFQEGIIDMTGTGAEYTPFSKLNNLVVVCEPIDGLKAHDYEKSVRLAGFKTAKYLGEFGREITPDEIDTYETLPLFEGAAKYPNLPKVAYVQMLQSQGLLHDTYVYGVDAKRIIPTLISPTEIMDGAIISGNCVSACDKNTTYHHLNNPVIKDLFAQHGKEINFVGMIITNENVYLADKERSSNCTAKLAEFLGLDGVVISQEGFGNPDTDLIMNCKKIEDKGIKTVIITDEYAGRDGASQGLADADVKANAVVTGGNANQVIDLPALDRVIGDPTKVDIIAGGFDGSLRKDGSIQVELQAITGATNELGFNKLTAKTY; encoded by the coding sequence ATGCGTTTGGAACTTGGAAAAATATTTATCAAAGATATGGTTTTTGGAGAAAAAACTGAGGTTAAAAATGGAACACTTCACGTCAATAAGCAGGAAGTGCTCGACTTAATCAAAGAGGACGAGAATTTTAAGTCAATTGACTTAGAAATCGCAAAACCTGGTCAAAGTATCAGAATTACACCAGTAAAAGATGTTGTAGAACCAAGAGTAAAGGTAGAAGGTCAAGGTGGAATTTTCCCAGGCGTTTTATCAAAAGTTGATACAGTAGGTTCTGGTAGAACTCACGTATTACAAGGAGCAGCAGTTGTAACAACTGGTCATATTGTTGGATTCCAAGAAGGAATTATAGATATGACAGGTACTGGTGCAGAGTATACACCATTTTCAAAATTAAATAATCTTGTAGTTGTTTGTGAGCCAATTGATGGTTTAAAAGCACATGATTATGAAAAATCAGTTCGTTTAGCTGGATTTAAAACTGCTAAATATTTAGGTGAGTTTGGTAGAGAAATTACACCAGACGAAATCGACACATATGAAACACTTCCATTATTTGAAGGTGCTGCTAAGTACCCTAATTTACCGAAGGTAGCATATGTACAAATGCTTCAAAGTCAGGGATTGTTACATGATACTTATGTATATGGTGTAGACGCTAAGCGTATAATTCCTACTCTTATAAGCCCAACTGAAATTATGGATGGAGCAATTATCAGTGGTAACTGTGTATCGGCTTGCGATAAAAATACAACTTACCACCACTTAAATAACCCAGTTATTAAAGATTTATTTGCTCAGCATGGAAAAGAAATTAATTTTGTTGGTATGATTATAACAAATGAAAATGTTTATCTAGCAGATAAAGAAAGATCATCTAATTGTACTGCTAAATTAGCAGAATTCTTAGGATTAGATGGTGTAGTTATTTCTCAAGAAGGATTTGGTAATCCAGATACAGACTTGATAATGAACTGCAAAAAAATCGAAGACAAAGGTATTAAAACAGTTATTATTACTGATGAGTATGCAGGTAGAGATGGAGCTAGTCAGGGATTGGCAGATGCTGATGTTAAGGCAAATGCTGTAGTTACAGGTGGAAATGCCAACCAAGTTATTGATTTACCAGCATTGGATAGAGTTATTGGAGATCCAACTAAGGTTGATATAATTGCAGGTGGATTCGATGGAAGTCTTAGAAAAGATGGATCTATTCAAGTTGAACTTCAAGCTATTACTGGAGCAACTAATGAATTAGGTTTCAATAAATTAACTGCTAAGACATACTAA
- a CDS encoding ABC transporter ATP-binding protein, which yields MDFGCKVVEMKNITKKFGDFTANHNIDLTIHKGEVHALLGENGAGKTTLMNTLYGLYRPTTGEIYIDGKKVSMDNPNVAIEHGIGMVHQHFMLVEPFTVTENIILGMEVTKTGGYIDINAARKKVKELSDKYGLVVDPDAKIQDITVGMQQRVEILKALYRGADILILDEPTAVLTPQEIRDLIKIIRNLTEEGKSIIIITHKLKEIKAVADYCTIIRRGKHIDTVEVEKVTENDLASMMVGREVNFIVEKEEREAGDVVLQIENLVVKDNRDIPQVDGLSLEVRRGEILGLAGVDGNGQSELVEALTGLRKSESGKVFMNGEDITNKPPRKIIDSKLSSIPEDRQKRGLVLQYSVAENMILENYMKEPFSKKGRFLNHDKIKEHAKALIEKFDVRPTNGSLPAGALSGGNQQKVIIAREVTNDPDLLIAAQPTRGLDVGAIEYVHKSLVEQRDKNKGVLLVSLELDEVMNVSDRIAVIYEGKIVGIVDAAEADENTIGLMMAGGASDE from the coding sequence ATTGATTTTGGTTGTAAAGTCGTAGAAATGAAGAATATTACAAAAAAATTCGGAGATTTTACGGCGAATCATAACATTGATTTGACGATTCACAAGGGTGAAGTTCATGCCCTCTTGGGAGAGAATGGTGCTGGAAAGACGACACTTATGAACACATTGTATGGTTTGTATAGACCGACAACGGGGGAAATTTACATTGATGGTAAGAAAGTGTCTATGGATAATCCTAATGTTGCAATAGAGCATGGGATTGGTATGGTGCATCAACATTTTATGTTGGTAGAACCATTTACAGTAACAGAAAACATTATATTAGGTATGGAAGTTACAAAAACTGGCGGTTATATTGATATTAACGCTGCTAGAAAAAAAGTTAAAGAATTATCAGACAAATATGGTTTGGTAGTAGATCCTGATGCTAAAATTCAGGATATTACAGTTGGTATGCAGCAGAGAGTTGAAATTTTAAAAGCACTTTATAGAGGTGCGGATATACTCATATTAGATGAGCCGACGGCGGTATTAACGCCTCAGGAAATTAGAGATCTTATAAAAATTATAAGAAATCTAACAGAAGAAGGCAAAAGCATTATAATAATAACGCATAAATTGAAGGAAATTAAAGCTGTTGCTGACTATTGTACTATAATAAGACGTGGTAAACATATAGATACAGTAGAAGTTGAAAAGGTTACTGAAAACGATCTTGCATCAATGATGGTAGGTAGAGAAGTTAACTTCATCGTTGAGAAGGAAGAGCGTGAAGCTGGAGATGTTGTTCTTCAGATTGAAAATCTTGTGGTAAAAGATAATAGAGATATCCCACAAGTAGATGGTTTGTCATTAGAGGTTAGACGTGGAGAAATTCTTGGTTTAGCTGGAGTTGATGGAAACGGTCAAAGTGAACTTGTAGAGGCACTTACTGGACTTAGAAAATCTGAGTCTGGAAAAGTATTTATGAATGGTGAAGATATAACAAATAAACCACCTAGAAAAATCATTGACAGTAAACTATCTAGTATACCTGAAGATAGACAGAAAAGAGGTCTAGTTCTTCAATATTCAGTAGCAGAAAATATGATATTAGAAAATTATATGAAAGAGCCATTTTCTAAAAAAGGAAGGTTCTTAAATCATGACAAAATAAAAGAACATGCAAAAGCGTTGATTGAAAAGTTTGATGTGCGACCAACAAATGGCTCGTTGCCAGCAGGGGCACTATCAGGTGGTAATCAGCAAAAGGTAATCATTGCAAGAGAGGTTACAAATGATCCAGACTTGCTTATAGCTGCGCAACCTACTCGTGGATTAGATGTTGGAGCTATAGAATATGTTCATAAGTCATTAGTAGAACAAAGAGATAAGAATAAAGGTGTTTTACTAGTTTCATTAGAGTTAGACGAAGTTATGAATGTTTCTGACAGAATAGCAGTAATTTACGAAGGAAAAATCGTAGGTATAGTCGATGCAGCAGAAGCTGATGAAAATACAATCGGTTTGATGATGGCAGGAGGTGCATCTGATGAGTAG
- a CDS encoding ABC transporter permease codes for MSSNQNKQLSPLVMTIISILLGMAVGAIILLAIGYNPFEAYGIMINGIFGKPKYMSWTIITATPLIMTGLSVAFADKTGLFNIGAEGQFIIGALVAALAGYFLHLPVIIHVIVVFVLACLAAGVWGGIAGWMKARFGINEVISTIMLNWIAFYLSNYIVGLKGFKNPNNDASMKILKTARVDILGDWKLTEAGRAWRGEHPFFNSVFTTPVNIGFIIAILLAVLVWFILNKTTLGYELKAVGHNKDAAEYGGIDVKKKMVTSMFISGALAGAAGALQVMGRTQGIALLSVQEGHGFDGIAVSLIGSSNPFGIILSGLFFGGLKYGGTKIQPRLGAPYEIVNIVLGTIVFFVAIPRLFRGLNKLLQKKKSGDINA; via the coding sequence ATGAGTAGTAATCAAAATAAACAACTTAGCCCGCTTGTGATGACCATTATATCGATTTTACTTGGTATGGCTGTTGGGGCAATTATATTATTAGCAATTGGTTATAATCCATTTGAAGCATATGGGATTATGATAAATGGTATATTTGGAAAGCCTAAGTATATGTCTTGGACAATAATTACGGCAACTCCACTTATTATGACTGGTTTGTCAGTTGCTTTTGCTGATAAGACAGGTTTATTTAATATCGGAGCAGAGGGTCAATTTATAATTGGTGCTCTAGTAGCTGCTTTAGCAGGATATTTCTTACACCTTCCAGTAATAATTCATGTTATAGTAGTATTTGTTTTGGCCTGTCTTGCAGCCGGCGTTTGGGGCGGTATTGCAGGATGGATGAAGGCAAGATTTGGAATAAATGAAGTTATATCTACTATTATGCTCAACTGGATAGCATTCTATTTGAGCAATTATATAGTCGGACTAAAAGGTTTCAAAAATCCTAACAACGATGCATCTATGAAGATACTTAAGACAGCTAGAGTTGATATTTTAGGTGATTGGAAATTAACAGAGGCTGGTAGAGCTTGGAGAGGGGAACACCCGTTTTTTAACAGTGTATTTACTACGCCAGTTAATATAGGATTTATCATAGCTATATTGTTAGCTGTTTTAGTTTGGTTTATATTAAACAAAACTACACTTGGATACGAATTGAAAGCTGTAGGACATAACAAGGATGCAGCTGAGTATGGTGGAATAGATGTGAAAAAGAAAATGGTAACGTCGATGTTTATTTCAGGAGCTTTAGCAGGAGCAGCAGGAGCGCTACAGGTAATGGGTAGAACTCAAGGTATTGCACTGCTTAGTGTACAAGAAGGACATGGATTTGACGGTATCGCAGTATCTCTTATCGGATCAAGTAATCCATTTGGAATTATTTTATCAGGACTTTTCTTTGGAGGACTTAAATATGGTGGGACTAAGATTCAGCCTAGATTAGGAGCTCCTTATGAGATTGTAAACATAGTACTTGGAACGATAGTATTCTTTGTTGCTATTCCAAGATTGTTTAGAGGATTGAATAAATTATTACAAAAAAAGAAAAGTGGTGATATAAATGCTTAG
- a CDS encoding ABC transporter permease yields the protein MLSGFDLARAIGDLGFIIGTSLMYATPLIYTSLGGTVSENSGVVNIGLEGMMAIGAFVAAAVGYFTGNPWLGFLAGGAAGGLMALLHAIASVTLAADQIISGVAINFLGPGLALFLSRVFFENATTTKALDLKNKIERPLNGLFTQGSFLDSVFNQYTTVYLAFFLVFVIWFMLYKTRFGLRLRACGEHPKAADTLGINVYRIRYIAVIMSGILAGFGGASLSIAVVSRFSPALISGQGFIALAAMIFGKWKPQGAMGASLFFGAATGLSIYIGSLENVNVSSHLLQMIPYILTLVVLMGFIGKATAPSADGEAYIKDGEGRV from the coding sequence ATGCTTAGTGGTTTTGATTTAGCTCGTGCAATTGGTGATTTAGGTTTTATTATAGGAACTTCACTTATGTACGCGACACCATTGATATACACATCACTTGGTGGTACAGTGAGTGAAAACTCAGGAGTTGTAAATATTGGTCTAGAGGGTATGATGGCAATCGGAGCTTTTGTGGCAGCTGCAGTTGGATACTTTACAGGTAATCCTTGGCTTGGATTTTTAGCAGGTGGTGCAGCAGGAGGACTGATGGCGTTACTTCACGCTATTGCTAGTGTTACACTTGCAGCGGATCAGATTATATCAGGTGTTGCGATTAACTTTTTAGGGCCTGGTCTTGCATTATTTTTATCTCGCGTATTCTTTGAAAATGCAACTACAACAAAGGCACTTGATTTGAAGAATAAAATTGAGAGACCATTGAATGGTTTGTTTACTCAGGGATCGTTCTTAGATTCTGTATTTAACCAATATACTACAGTTTATTTAGCGTTTTTCTTAGTATTTGTGATATGGTTTATGCTTTATAAAACTAGATTTGGACTTAGACTTAGAGCTTGTGGAGAACATCCTAAAGCGGCAGATACATTGGGTATAAATGTATATAGAATAAGATATATAGCTGTGATCATGTCTGGTATATTAGCTGGATTTGGTGGAGCATCACTTAGTATAGCAGTTGTCTCAAGATTCAGCCCTGCGCTTATATCTGGACAAGGATTTATCGCTCTTGCTGCTATGATATTTGGAAAGTGGAAGCCGCAAGGAGCTATGGGAGCATCTCTATTCTTTGGAGCTGCAACTGGATTATCTATATACATCGGATCGCTTGAGAATGTTAATGTTTCATCACACTTGTTACAGATGATTCCTTACATCTTGACATTAGTTGTTCTTATGGGATTCATTGGTAAAGCGACAGCACCAAGTGCTGATGGTGAAGCTTATATAAAAGATGGTGAAGGTAGAGTTTAA
- the trxB gene encoding thioredoxin-disulfide reductase: MSEVYDIVIIGAGPAGLAAGLYAGRSKMKTLIIEKAKAGGQIVITEEVENYPGSIENATGPTLISRMVKQVDEFGAERVIDTVKSVKTEGEYKLVVGSQATYKAKSVIVASGAKPKTLGCPGEKEFTGKGVSYCATCDAAFFEDFEVFVVGGGDSAVEEAIYLSRFARKVTILYRKGVFRAAKSLADKALNNEKIEVKWFTEVKEIAGDGIVQEMTLFNNQTGEEEIIKADEDDGMFGVFMFVGYEPQTQIYEGLLEMEHGYIVTDTEMRTNVDGIFAAGDCRVKSLRQVVTACADGAIAATQAEKYIEKI, encoded by the coding sequence ATGAGTGAAGTTTATGACATAGTTATTATAGGAGCTGGACCGGCTGGACTTGCTGCTGGACTTTATGCTGGAAGATCAAAGATGAAAACTTTGATTATAGAAAAAGCGAAAGCAGGAGGACAGATAGTTATAACTGAAGAAGTTGAAAATTATCCAGGTTCAATAGAAAATGCTACTGGACCAACACTAATTTCTCGAATGGTAAAACAAGTAGATGAATTTGGTGCTGAAAGAGTTATTGATACTGTGAAATCAGTTAAAACTGAAGGCGAATATAAGCTAGTTGTAGGAAGTCAAGCAACCTACAAAGCTAAGTCTGTTATTGTTGCATCAGGTGCTAAGCCAAAGACACTTGGTTGTCCTGGAGAGAAGGAATTTACTGGGAAAGGGGTTTCTTATTGTGCTACTTGCGATGCAGCCTTTTTCGAAGACTTCGAAGTATTCGTAGTAGGCGGTGGAGATTCTGCTGTTGAAGAGGCAATTTATTTATCAAGATTTGCTAGAAAGGTAACAATACTTTACCGAAAAGGCGTATTTAGAGCTGCTAAGTCATTGGCAGATAAAGCTTTGAATAATGAAAAAATTGAAGTTAAATGGTTTACTGAGGTAAAAGAAATCGCCGGAGATGGTATAGTGCAAGAAATGACATTATTTAACAATCAGACTGGTGAAGAAGAAATCATCAAAGCTGATGAAGATGATGGTATGTTTGGTGTATTTATGTTTGTAGGATATGAACCACAGACACAGATTTATGAAGGTTTATTGGAAATGGAACATGGATACATTGTTACAGATACAGAAATGAGAACTAATGTAGATGGGATATTTGCAGCAGGAGATTGTAGAGTTAAATCACTCAGACAAGTTGTTACAGCTTGTGCTGATGGTGCAATTGCAGCAACTCAAGCTGAAAAATATATAGAAAAAATTTAA
- the grdA gene encoding glycine/sarcosine/betaine reductase complex selenoprotein A, with the protein MSVIDNKKVIIIGDRDGVPGPAIEECLKGTTAEVIFSSTECFVUTAAGAMDLENQKRIKDFAEQYGKENLLVILGAAEGEASGLAAETVRVGDPTFAGPLSNVALGLDVYHIVESEIKDNVDAEIYDEQVGMMEMVLDVEDIIGEMTDIRES; encoded by the coding sequence ATGAGCGTTATCGATAATAAAAAAGTTATCATTATCGGGGACCGCGACGGTGTACCGGGACCTGCTATTGAGGAATGCTTAAAAGGAACTACTGCAGAAGTTATATTCTCATCAACAGAGTGTTTTGTTTGAACGGCTGCGGGTGCGATGGATTTGGAAAATCAAAAAAGAATTAAAGACTTTGCAGAGCAATACGGAAAAGAAAATTTATTGGTTATTTTAGGTGCAGCTGAAGGTGAAGCTTCTGGGCTTGCAGCAGAAACAGTAAGAGTTGGAGATCCAACTTTTGCAGGACCATTATCTAATGTAGCTTTAGGGTTAGATGTATATCATATAGTAGAATCAGAAATTAAAGATAACGTTGATGCTGAAATTTATGATGAGCAAGTAGGCATGATGGAAATGGTATTAGATGTAGAAGATATCATCGGAGAAATGACTGATATTAGAGAAAGCTAA